From Vitis vinifera cultivar Pinot Noir 40024 chromosome 14, ASM3070453v1, a single genomic window includes:
- the LOC100241210 gene encoding protein TORNADO 2: protein MGVHKSSYKGEPAETIHLRQFSDWLQLNVVDKEDWNAIRSCLSETLFCEGEKQPGAVKGCCKPPAYCGYELKNGTTWTVPKSGLRSKDHDCVTWSNDPRIMCYDCDSCKAGFLARIKNNWRKLSAFFSCLIAFLVINFVIGCCAFRGSRGVDQYQKHGNSN, encoded by the exons ATGGGAGTGCATAAAAGCAGCTATAAAGGTGAACCAGCCGAAACTATTCATCTCCGTCAGTTCTCGGATTGGTTGCAGCTTAACGTTGTTGATAAAGAGGACTGGAATGCCATTAGAAGCTGTCTTTCTGAGACTTTATTTTGTGAGGGCGAAAAACAGCCTGGGGCAGTG AAAGGTTGCTGCAAGCCACCTGCTTATTGTGGTTATGAGTTAAAGAATGGTACCACTTGGACAGTCCCAAAATCAGGCCTACGTTCTAAAGATCACGATTGTGTTACATGGAGTAATGATCCGCGCATAATGTGCTACGATTGTGATTCATGCAAGGCAGGGTTTCTCGCCAGGATAAAGAATAACTGGAGGAAGCTAAGCGCTTTCTTTAGCTGCCTCATTGCCTTCCTAGTCATCAACTTCGTGATTGGTTGCTGTGCATTCAGAGGTAGCCGAGGTGTTGATCAGTACCAGAAACATGGAAACTCCAATTGA